Within the Malassezia vespertilionis chromosome 3, complete sequence genome, the region TGGCGCTACGGCAGGCGGCATGACGCTTGCTGTGAGTTTTGAGAGCAGGAAAAGTTTAAAATATTGCATTACCTGGCTCCAGTATGCGATTGCGCATAAAGAGCATCGCATTGCTATGTTACGCGCATTAATTGACGAAATGCGCCAGGACAAGCACAGATTTGTCACACCGGTGGTGCAGCAACTCATACAAATTCAGGCGGATATTACCAATATTATTCGCTCTGTAATCACTGTAGCGAGTCGCTATGCGAGTGATGCCCTCCCCGAGTATGCGTTTAAACTTGTACGCCATTTTTTTCTGAGTTTGCCGGAACGTTGGACGGCCCGCTACCATGCTTTAGAGATTACTGTGCCACAAATGCCACGGAGCCTACCAACGTCACCGCCTCATGTTGACGCGGATGCTGGCAAGCATGTAGCAGAGCATGCAAACTCAAAGATGAAGGACAATGCGGATGCAGAAATGCGCCCTTTGCACGACAGGTCCGGCTCGGTGAGCATGGCTAACGGGGAGGCACATAATGAAGATGTTTTTGATGAAGACAACCCTAATTTGCGATACGAACGCGCTGCTACCAAGATTTTAACACTTGCCGTGGAGTCACTGGATATTGTATCGAACGTGGCACAAGTATTCCGGGACGTTGTAAATCGCGCGGACTCATGGGCAGACCGCTTCCACCTTACCCGACCCGTCGATACGAACTTGGAGGACATGACCATGCCAGGCGAAGCGGGAGAAGGCCGATCCAAACTGCCCATGTTTAGCGAGTTGCCCAAAGACTCACTACAAAAGTCTATGCATGTGGACGATGATGCCGAGGAGCAACGTATTCACCCGTCGAAAAGGTCGCGCCACGATACCACACACCCTTGACAGTGCATCCTTTACATGTTTGTTGCTAACAGCGGTGAATACGACAACCTGTATCTAACAATGTGTTTACATAACGTGTGTTTGTACCATAGCCCCTGTATTGTTTATTTTCCTTAAACCCTTGTTCCCGTTCCTTGACGGATTTCAAAATTTTCCCAATGTTTTTTGCGCCTTGCGACCCCAGGACGCCATAGCACGCTTGTGAAAGTGGAGGTGTCTGTCACGTGTTGCGGACGAATTTTTTGTCGCATgagccgctgcagcgctccatTGCACCATGGGACGCCGTGCTAAGAACaagcaagcagcgccttTACCTTTAAGGGAGAACTCCGATGTCAATGAGAGGAAGCACAAGAGTAGTCTTGGTAAAGCGAATGGCACAGTGCGCAAGGCTGGCAAACCGCTTCCACAAAAGATGCTTGCGGGCAAGCCGAAAGCTGCGGCTCCAGGAAAGAAGGCCGCGCCCAAGCGAGTAGCTGAGGAGGAGCCTGAACTGGTTGAAGAGGATGCGAGTTTCTCTTTCGATGAGTACGAGGAAGACGAAGAAGCGATGGATCTTCCGGATGATGAGTACGACGAAGATGACAGCGCAGAAGACGTCTCTGAACACGGGGAGATTGAGGACGATGTTCAAGAAGCGCCTACAGAAGACTCGATGGCGGGGATATTTGCGTCGCTTGGGCTTCCGCGCGACGGAAAAAAACTGACTGAGCGCCAAAAGAAAAAGGTGCTCGCAGAGGCAGAGCGTCTGGAAGAGCTGCTGAAGAGCTCTGGCCACCAAGTCAAAAATAATGGGGATGGTGACGAAAAAAAATCTGATGAGgatgaggacgaggacgatggTGCCGATGACCTTGAGAATGAGAACAGTGACTTGCCGTCAGATGAATACGACGAGGAAGCGTCCGATACCGACGACGGCGATATGTCTGCAGATGAGCAGTCCGGCTTTCTTCTTCCTACTCtcgaagaagaggaagaagaagaacGAGCCCCGCTAGACCTCCAACTTATCCAAATGCGCATCCGCGAGGTAGTTGGTATTCTGGGTGACATGGCCCGACTTGGAGAGCCAGGACGTTCGCGTGCCGACTACTTTGACCGCCTTACAAAAGATGTGCAAAAATACTATGGCTACAATGAGTACCTTGCCACCATGTTCCTAGAGCTCTTCCCTCCAGACGAGGCGATTGAATTTTTCGAAGCAAACGAAGTGCCTCGTCCTGTAACTATCCGAGTCAATACACTTcgcacgcatcgccgcgatcttgcgcaaaagctgATCAACAAAGGCGTGAGTCTTGAGCCAGTGGGGCCCTGGTCAAAAGTCGGCCTTCAAATTTTCGAGAGCCCAGTCCCCATCGGCGCGACTCCAGAATACCTGGTCGGCGACTACATGCTTCAGGCAGTCTCCTCTTTCTTGCCGTGTGTTTCAttggcgccgcagcccaaCGAGCGCATTTTGGACATGGCAAGTGCACCTGGTGGCAAAGTCACCTACCTCTCTGCATTGATGCAAAACACAGGCTGTATCTTTGCCAACGACAGCAGCAAGGCACGCATCAAAAGTCTTACGGCGAATATATCTCGTATGGGCTGTCGTAATATTGTGGTATGCAACTACGACGGGCGTCAGTTTCCCAAGGTCATCGGCGGCTTTGACCGCGTTATGCTCGACTCGCCATGCTCCGGCACCGGCGTCATTAGCAAAGACCCGAGCGTGAAAAGCAGCAAGTCTAAGCGCGATTTTATTCTGCTCACCCAGCTACAAAAACAGCTCATTTTGTGTGCAATCGACAGTGTGAACCCCAAATCCGAAACGGGGGGCTACGTTGTGTACAGTACATGCTCAGTGATGGTGGATGAGAACGAGGATGTGATAGAatatgcgctgcacaaacgTCCCAATGTGCGAATTGTTCCCACCGGCATCGACTTTGGCCGCGACGGCTTCAAGTCGTTCCGCGGCAGGAAATTCAACGAAAAAATGAGTTTGTCACGGCGCGTTTTTCCCCATGCTCACAATTTGGACGGCTTTTTTGTGTGCAAGCTCAAGGTGGAGCCCATCAACAAGAGCGCTGTACGCCGCGAAGAACCGCAAAACTTTGTCCAagaagcacaagcgcgcaatTCATCCGCGTCGCTCTTTGATGCAGAAGAGGACGAAGCAATTattcagcgcgcgcgcgagcgaggCATAAAGAAGCGAAAGCTATAGTGGGTATATGTACTACTCGATAGTGTTACCATGATGCATCGAACCGCTGGATTACCCTGCTCGCGTCCTCGGCGTCTTTCTGTGCGCGCTTACGCTTGAAAAAGATTGGGCAGTCCTGGTTCGAACACAAGACGTCCTGTGACAGCGACCCCTGGCAGCGCTGACAGCATGTCCAGAGCCGACTAAACTCGACTTCCATCGACGACGCACGCATGAGCTTTTCCAAATACAGTTCCGTCTCACGAGGCTTACAGTTCTTGCACACCGCTGTGTTCTGGTCCTTGAGCGGCGTACGGCAGCCGAGGCATTGCACCGTTCTCACCGCAAACTTCATCAGTGCACCTACATTTGACGTAGCAatttgcagcacacgcgTGTGTTCGCCGTTGAGCAATGAGCTAGCGCGCGGACCCAAAATCGGCTCGAAAATGCGCAGAAGAGGTTTAGAAAGCTGGTTGTCGAGGTAATAGCGCGTGTCGATGGGAATATTGTGCTCTAGCGCATACAGCGGGTCCTCAGACTTTTCGTACGCCGCACTGCCCTTACTTCCTTTTACGATCACGTACGCAACACGATCACcaagcgccggcgcggagcctgcatcgcgctttCGCATGCGTTCTGCCAGTTCAACGTGTGCCTGCTTTGCAGCGTAGTCCGTCTTGGCGAGTGCCTTGGAAATGACCAGTTGGGACATGTCGACTTTGTTCTGCAACAGATCGGAAATGACTTCCTTCACATacgcttctgcgccgcgcacgtcgcggtCGATGAGCATCTTTTTCAAGCAGGTCTCGATCATCGTACGGACAAGACGGCAATTGTCGCGACGCACCGTTTCGATACCCTTGGTATCCATCTTGTCAAACTTGTCGGGGTTGGTCCAGTAAAGGCCTGCGTATCGCTTCTTGTTGATCAAAAGGTAGGGAAAGTAGACCTTTTCAAATTCAAGCCGGATGGGATCCACAAACGCTTGGGATACGAGCGTTGCTGCCTCGGCTCCGAGCTCCATCGCTGTTCGCAAGTCGGATACGCCAAACTTGACCATGACCGAGTCCGTATCGCCGTAAATGACCACTGCATTGTGATCGTACCCATTAGCCACAGTGTAATGCCCTTCCACACGCCGTTTTGTCTCTTCAATCATTTGTCGGCCAAATGCGGTGACGCTCATCGAGATTTCCAGGCAGGGAAGCCGTCCGACCGTGGCTCCGGTAAAGCCATACACGGAGTTTGCACTCACTTTAAGCGCCAATTGTCGGCCGTCCAGTACCGCACGGCGAAGTGGGTCCGTTTCTTTTTTCAAGtcggcacgcgccgccttgcgcgctgcaagcaagTTTTCCAATACCTCGGGCAGGAGACCCTTGCGCCGAGCTTTTGTGACGAAATAATTGTTGTTGGGTGTAATGACATAGTCCTTTCCCTCGACCAaatgcaggcgctcgatGGATTGCTTGTCAAGCAGTGTAGTGTAACAGAGGTTGTGTGCCATCATAATAGAGGGGTACAGCGAGGCAAAATCAAGCGTGGTAATGGGCTTGTCATAGTACCCTTGTTTGGGCTCCAGAACAGTGGCGCCTTCGTACTGTTCGTCGCCATTATCGCCTTTGTACGATGGTATTAAGTAGCCATCGtcacgcgccttgcggaAAAGCTGTGATACGACCTTAATCTGCTGGCCACGACTGAGCAAATAGTTGAACGGCACGCCTGTAACGCGCGCCATCTCTGTGTAGTTGATAAAACACATGAGCTTGTCCATAAGACGCTGCGGTAAATACGCGTCTTTTAAGCAGTACACGGcaagacgacgacgcgcctcCGGCCCGGCATTCTGCAGCTCGGTAATAAGCGAGTGGTGCACGTCCTCTTTCTGCTCTTTCAAAAACTCGAAGGAAACCGAGTTGAGCGAGTAGCTGCGGAGTTTGTAGTCGCGCTGCATGACTTGCAGCATGTCCAGCTGCAGTCTTCCCTGCAACTCCGTGTGCTTGGAATCGCGAGTGCCGTATGCCTTGGAAGAAAAGCGCGTTTCCTTGATCTCGGTGCGCACATTTCGCTCGCGGCCCAAGTAGGGAAACTTGGTCGCCTTTAGTGCCTTGGACCGGTCCATGAGGTACGGAAAGTCAAAGTTGGACGTGTTGTAGCCGATAATCAAGTCTGGGTCCGCACGCTGGACAAAGTCGGTCCATGCCTCGAGCATTTCCAGTTCGTCATCAAAAGACATAACGTGACAGCCCACAATGTGCGATGTGGCGCCGAGTGTAAAGATATTTTTCACAAACGGCGTCAGCTCGCCTTGGCGCGTAACCATATTGGCAATCTGAATCACGGGATCAATGTTTGGGTCGGGAAAGATGCCtttgcgcccagcgcactCAATATCAAAGCTCAGTATGCGTAACGGGGCCATTTTCAGCCATTCGCCAACAGGTGCGTGCGAAACGACACCGTCGGGCCTGCAGTCAATCTCGATCTGGCAGCGCGACACGCATGCATTGGCACCACGAATGGTGTATTGTCCAGCAGAAATCCGGACCCAGTTCATACCCACAATTGCGTGGTCAATCATGAAGCGCAGGGAGTACGCCACATTATCAAACGAAACGCTTGGCTCGCCCACGACAAACAAGTCGCGGAAGGAAAGCTCGCCACGCTCAAATGCGCCTCGAACACGCGgaagcgtgcgcaaatCCGAGATGGTCACCTTGATAAACGCGACATTCTCCGGCCCGGTATATTGCAAAAGATTTTTTTTGCTCTCCAGCGACACGTCGGTAACCGCCTCGCCGCCAAAAGTGGTATTCAGGTAGTTTTTAAAGTCGATACATGCCCCGGGGGTGaagccgcgcggcgcatacaCGTAAAAGTACGGCAAAAAGCCGTGAAcgtgcacaagcacagAGTAGCCTTCTTGTGTCACGCCATACATGCGGATCTCGGGAGTTGCCATGGGCTGCTGCAATTCTTCCACATCAATCTGCTGGAATACCACATCGTCCGTATTGCCGTCCAAGCGCTTCATCGGCGGACGACCCCAATTTGCGGAAGGATCTGCTGTTAGTCGTCACAGAGACGACACGTACCGAGCGCCAATTCATTGGCGGTAGCGTCCAGCTCCGCCAATGTATCGGTGAACGACCCTGCTTCCACatccagcttgcgcttcttcgcCAACTGGACACTGTCCGGTTGCATAGCGTGAAGGCCAACAAGTGCGTTTCTATTtgacgcgtcgcgccgcgtgccACGCGTAACAAGTGCCACGTGGCTGTGGTGATCGGGAAGCGAAAGAATCGAACGCTTCGTCCGCGAATCGATTGCCACTGTCGGTGCTCACGTCGATGATTCCAACGCGATTCCATCTTCAGCGTTCCTGGATAGCAAATAGGAGTGGTGCTTTGCTTAGGCAAGCACCGCTTacggtgccgcgccgtgccgtcTTGCGGCAAACGGCTCAACGTATGCATTTACgcaccagcagcgcagcgttgcTTCCGCGCAACAAAAATTCGTCAAGTCTGTCGAATGATGGCGAGGAAAGCGGAGAGAAAGACAGCGAGAATGATGGCGCTGATGATGAAAAGAAGTCACCaaaggagcgcaagcgcgaggatGTCTCCAAGGGGATGTCAACCGCGAGTGCAAAGGATGCGGGGGATATGACGAAGTCGGGCAGCGGAGCGGACGACAGCGATGGAAAGAACGGCCGGTCATCGCGCGAGTCCTCTTCCTTGCTCGTATCTCGGACTACTGTTCCAAGCGTATACCCACAAGTCCTTGCGCTGCCCATCACTAGGCGTCCCCTTTTTCCCGGATTCTACAAGGCTGTTGTGATCAAAAACCCACaagtgtgcgccgcgataAAAGAAGCGCTTAAGCGCGGCCAGCCGTATGTAGGCGCATTTCTTCTGAAAGACGAAGAGGAAGATTCGGACGTGATTACGAATCTGGATAAGGTGCATCGCGTCGGTGTATTTGCACAAATTACGAGCATCTTTCCCGCGCAGTCCGGAAAGTCGGATGGAAaagaggaagaagaaggaATCACAGCGGTTCTTTACCCACACCGCCGCATTTCAATTGACGAGCTGATCACACCCATGGGCAAGGGAATGGATGAAGTCAAAGTCGAAGAAATTAAATCTGTGCAAGAGGATGGCAAGGAAGCCAGCATTGACAAAAGCGATAtcgagcgcaaagaggaGGTCACATTGGAAGAGATGCCGTCGCACACACCCCCTTTTCCCACGTCGTTCTTGCACAAGTACGATGTATCGCTTGTGAACGTGTCCAATTTGTACATTGACCCGTATGACCGCAAACCGAACCAGTATATCCGTGCGGTCATGTCCGAACTGATCAGTGTCTTTAAAGACATTGCCAACTTGAACCCCCTGTTCCGCGATCAGATTGCCAATTTCAGTATTTCGCAAGGAGCAGGAAACGTTTTTGAGGAACCCGAAAAGCTCGCCGACTTTGCAGCGGCCGTTTCTAGCAGCGAAttggacgagctgcaggCCGTACTCCAGTCGATGAATGTCGAAGACAGGTTGCAgaaagcgctgcttgtgctgaAAAAAGAGCTTATGAATGCACAGCTCCAGAGCAAGATTAGCAAAGATGTGGAGAACAAGATTCAAAAGCGACAGCGTGAATACTACCTCATGGAGCAGCTCAAAGGCATCAAGAAGGAACTTGGCATCGAGACTGACGGAAAAGACAAGCTCGTCGAAAAGTTTAAAGAAAAAGCGTcgcagctgcgcatgccagaagctgcgcgcaaggTATTTGACGAAGAGCTAAGCAAGCTACAAGGTCTAGAGCCTGCTGCAAGTGAATTTAACATTACGCGGGGCTATCTTGAGTGGCTTACCAACATTCCCTGGGGAGTGTACACGCCAGAGAATTTCTCCATCGCCCATGCAAAACATGTTTTAGACGAGGATCACTTTGGCCTGACCGATGTCAAGGACCGTATTTTGGAGTTCCTTGCCATTGGAAAACTTCGCGGCTCGGTACAAGGAAAAATCATTCTTTTGGTTGGCCCTCCGGGTGTGGGCAAAACATCCATTGGAAAGTCCATTGCccgcgcgctggaccgcCAATTTTTCCGCTTCAGTGTGGGAGGTTTGAACGATGTGGCCGAGATCAAAGGCCACCGCCGCACCTACGTTGGCGCCATGCCAGGTAAAGCAATCCAGGCACTGAAAAAGGTGGGCACGGAAAACCCATTGGTTCTCATCGATGAAGTAGACAAGGTCGGGCGCGGTTGGAATGGCGACCCTTCTTCTGCGCTGCTAGAAATGCTGGATCCAGAGCAGAATCCCTCGTTTATGGACCATTACATGGACGTAGCTGTGGACCTTTCGCGCGTGTTGTTTGTCTGCACTGCTAACACGCTCGAGACCATTACCCagccgctgctggaccGCATGGAAGTGATTGAAGTGTCGTCTTACACCGCCGAAGAAAAGCGCTTTATCGCACGCGACTACCTTGCACCGCAAGCCAAAACGAACTCGGGTCTTGAGAATGTCGACATCACGCTGCCAGATGCTTCGATTGACTTTTTAATTCGTCGCTATGCGCGAGAGAGCGGTGTGCGTGGCTTGCGAAAGTTGCTGGAAAAGGTGTACCGCAAGGTTGCGTTTGACATTGTCAAGGAgcacggcgacgacgatgtACCGCTTGAGGCCATTGCGGAACAGGCGTCTGACAGCTCGGCATTTGGTGCCCAGGAGACGAGCGAAGCGCCCAAAGTCACCACACAGCCACGCGAGCCTATGAAGGTGCCGGCGTCGGTCCAGTTTGTTATTGATGAAGACATGATTCGCAAGTTCCTCGGACCTGCTCTATACCACAAGGACCGCTTGTACACGCATTCGATGCCTGCAGGTGTCGCACTGGGTCTTGGATACCTTGGCAATGGCGCTGGCAGCTTGATGCCCATTGAAACATCTTTGATGCCCGGCAAAGGCCACTTGCAGCTCACCGGCAAACTCGGTGATGTGATCAAGGAAAGTGCTTCGATTGCGCTCAGCTGGATTAaggcgcatgcacacgAGCTTGGAATTACGAAAGGATTTGACCACAACTTGCTGGAAAACCGCGACGTGCACCTGCACATGCCCGAGGGCGCCGTCGGCAAAGAAGGACCGTCGGCAGGTGTAGCGTTTGTGTCTAGCTTGATCAGTCTCTTGTCAAATCGTGAGCTGTCCACGACCCTGGCCATGACTGGAGAAGTGTCGCTGCGTGGCATGGTACTTCCCGTTGGTGGCTTGAAGGAGAAGCTCCTCGCGGCACACCGCGCGGGGATTACCAAGGTCATTTTGCCCGCGCAGAATAGGCCAAGCGTCGAGGCCGACGTGCCCAAGTCCGTTCTCGACGACATTGACGTGCATTATGTTACCAACATTTGGTCTGCAGTGGAAATCGCTTTTGGTGCAGGACCGTGGAGCGAGAAGGCCAAGGattggagcgcgcgcgaaacgGTCGACGACGCGATTGCATAGTGCCATAGTACCAGGGTTGCCCGATTCGCCCGATTCTGCCTCGTGGCCCGCGGGAGGTGCTCACAGTGTCGCGCTTCACCTTTGTACTGCGCGAGTATGTCGTTTCTGCACCAGCATGATGGCGCTGAATATGAAGGCACTCAACCACGGCGGGGTTCCAGATTGTTGGGGTCCCTAAGTCGGTTTGGGATCCGCCGACGGCGCAGTAGCAGTGCACATTCGTTGCGTCGTACCGACAGTTTCGACGACGCTTCCAGCGCaaacgagcggcgcagctccatGGACTCGGAGCACCGCCCCCCCTTTTCAGAtaatgcgcagcacagcccAACACAGGGtgatgacgacgacgacatGGCGAGTGTCGTATCCAGCGAAGACGAGTCGGTCCTGTGCTCcgacgaggaagacgaTGCGGAGCAGGGCGAGGCGACCGACTTTGACCTAGAGACGCTCAAGAATACGCTGCACAATGCACATTCTTTATGCTTGGATGCAGGCTGGCCCAAGACCGACATTACCAACTACGAAGACGATGACCTAATGGATCCTGCCGCCGACGAATTCCAAACGGCGCCCAATATCGTCTACTCGCGCAACGACAAGGAAGTGGTGAGCCAGCGCAATTTGTACGAATCGTCCGGTCTGCCCGAATCGATATCTGGGCGGCCGCGGCTGAGCACGATCGGGCCGACCTTTGAGCGGAATCGGTGCACAGTGACGATGATTTACGGCGACTATTACTACTGTGCCAAAcacgccaagcggcgcaagcggtATGTAATTGCCAGCGATGGAAGCGAAGGCTCGCAATACGCAATTAACTGGGCGATGGGAGCTGTGCTGCGTGACGGCGACGAAACACTGATTGTGTCGGTCATGGAGACCGATTCAAAACTCGATGCTCTACACGACAACGCAGAGGAGGTCGGTGGTCTCACTATGAACCAGCGGATCCGCGAAGATATGGCTATCTTTCTGGCGAACCAGGCCTATGTCTTGTTGCAGCGCTCGTGCCTGGGTGTCAAAGTTTCTTGCCAGGCCATCCACGCCCACAATGCGCGCCACATGCTTTTGGATCTGATTGACTTTTACGCTCCAACAATGGTCATTGTGGGCAGCCGCGGTATGCATACGATCCGTGGTATGCTTGGGAGTATGAGCCATTACTTGGTTCAGAAAAGCTCGGTGCCTGTGATGGTTGCACACAACAAACTGCAGCTCCCGCTCTTGCCCCGTGGCAAGGCAGCCGTTGTCAACAATGTGCGTATGCGCCATACGCGTCTCGATCAGGCTGTCACGGAAAAGTCGAGCAATGTTGCGGACCGCGGCGATGAAGAAGAGGCGAAGGACGAAAAAGAGAGCGGTACTGACCGTCACCGCAAAGAAGACGAGCGATTAAACCGACTGAACCGCAAGAGtctggagcgccgcaacaaGCACGCTACCGAGTCGTATACCCAGGAAAAGAACCAAGGGGCACTAGAAAACCAAGCTGCGTCCCTTGCTATAGAATAGCGCGACGTTCTTTTCCTCCCATGTACATAATTACTACCGATAATGGAGCATTACATCATCTATTCTCTCTCTGTCTCTGCGCGGGGTGCCTCTTGGGCCTCGGCGGCCGGTGCATAGTCGGTGATTTCCTTCGACTTGGATTCCTTTTTGTCGTTTTCCTCGTCTTGCGTGGGTATCGTATTTTGCAAGTGCCTCAAAAACGTCGATGCCTCTTGTGCGTTTGCGAGCTTGATTGCGAAATAATGGGGTCCGTCTTCCTCTATGGCTGCCAGACGAACGAACTTGTCCTGTTCCACGCGTGGATGCATACCCGAGAAAAGCTTTACATTCAAGATGAGCTTGAGCACAGCGTCGGAACGCATCacaagacgcgctgcgtctgcacGATCGCCCGTTGTGCGCAGGTTAATTTTCAAATtgcccgtgccgcgctccttCCAAGACTGATCTTTACCTAAAGCATACAGCTTAACACGCGATGAATACACGGTGCTTTCTCCCTCCTCT harbors:
- a CDS encoding uncharacterized protein (EggNog:ENOG503NX2S; COG:T), coding for MDSEHRPPFSDNAQHSPTQGDDDDDMASVVSSEDESVLCSDEEDDAEQGEATDFDLETLKNTLHNAHSLCLDAGWPKTDITNYEDDDLMDPAADEFQTAPNIVYSRNDKEVVSQRNLYESSGLPESISGRPRLSTIGPTFERNRCTVTMIYGDYYYCAKHAKRRKRYVIASDGSEGSQYAINWAMGAVLRDGDETLIVSVMETDSKLDALHDNAEEVGGLTMNQRIREDMAIFLANQAYVLLQRSCLGVKVSCQAIHAHNARHMLLDLIDFYAPTMVIVGSRGMHTIRGMLGSMSHYLVQKSSVPVMVAHNKLQLPLLPRGKAAVVNNVRMRHTRLDQAVTEKSSNVADRGDEEEAKDEKESGTDRHRKEDERLNRLNRKSLERRNKHATESYTQEKNQGALENQAASLAIE
- the NOP2 gene encoding 25S rRNA (cytosine(2870)-C(5))-methyltransferase (COG:A; EggNog:ENOG503NVWP), which encodes MGRRAKNKQAAPLPLRENSDVNERKHKSSLGKANGTVRKAGKPLPQKMLAGKPKAAAPGKKAAPKRVAEEEPELVEEDASFSFDEYEEDEEAMDLPDDEYDEDDSAEDVSEHGEIEDDVQEAPTEDSMAGIFASLGLPRDGKKLTERQKKKVLAEAERLEELLKSSGHQVKNNGDGDEKKSDEDEDEDDGADDLENENSDLPSDEYDEEASDTDDGDMSADEQSGFLLPTLEEEEEEERAPLDLQLIQMRIREVVGILGDMARLGEPGRSRADYFDRLTKDVQKYYGYNEYLATMFLELFPPDEAIEFFEANEVPRPVTIRVNTLRTHRRDLAQKLINKGVSLEPVGPWSKVGLQIFESPVPIGATPEYLVGDYMLQAVSSFLPCVSLAPQPNERILDMASAPGGKVTYLSALMQNTGCIFANDSSKARIKSLTANISRMGCRNIVVCNYDGRQFPKVIGGFDRVMLDSPCSGTGVISKDPSVKSSKSKRDFILLTQLQKQLILCAIDSVNPKSETGGYVVYSTCSVMVDENEDVIEYALHKRPNVRIVPTGIDFGRDGFKSFRGRKFNEKMSLSRRVFPHAHNLDGFFVCKLKVEPINKSAVRREEPQNFVQEAQARNSSASLFDAEEDEAIIQRARERGIKKRKL
- the OPI1 gene encoding transcriptional regulator opi1 (COG:S; EggNog:ENOG503NYZC): MDGDVLPSNMDAEHTDASCNDKMSDYESEAGGSHELHKQTSAPDVPTRKAAVTATGWTSLLKEVGATAGGMTLAVSFESRKSLKYCITWLQYAIAHKEHRIAMLRALIDEMRQDKHRFVTPVVQQLIQIQADITNIIRSVITVASRYASDALPEYAFKLVRHFFLSLPERWTARYHALEITVPQMPRSLPTSPPHVDADAGKHVAEHANSKMKDNADAEMRPLHDRSGSVSMANGEAHNEDVFDEDNPNLRYERAATKILTLAVESLDIVSNVAQVFRDVVNRADSWADRFHLTRPVDTNLEDMTMPGEAGEGRSKLPMFSELPKDSLQKSMHVDDDAEEQRIHPSKRSRHDTTHP
- the POL3 gene encoding DNA-directed DNA polymerase (COG:L; EggNog:ENOG503NUXQ) — protein: MQPDSVQLAKKRKLDVEAGSFTDTLAELDATANELALDPSANWGRPPMKRLDGNTDDVVFQQIDVEELQQPMATPEIRMYGVTQEGYSVLVHVHGFLPYFYVYAPRGFTPGACIDFKNYLNTTFGGEAVTDVSLESKKNLLQYTGPENVAFIKVTISDLRTLPRVRGAFERGELSFRDLFVVGEPSVSFDNVAYSLRFMIDHAIVGMNWVRISAGQYTIRGANACVSRCQIEIDCRPDGVVSHAPVGEWLKMAPLRILSFDIECAGRKGIFPDPNIDPVIQIANMVTRQGELTPFVKNIFTLGATSHIVGCHVMSFDDELEMLEAWTDFVQRADPDLIIGYNTSNFDFPYLMDRSKALKATKFPYLGRERNVRTEIKETRFSSKAYGTRDSKHTELQGRLQLDMLQVMQRDYKLRSYSLNSVSFEFLKEQKEDVHHSLITELQNAGPEARRRLAVYCLKDAYLPQRLMDKLMCFINYTEMARVTGVPFNYLLSRGQQIKVVSQLFRKARDDGYLIPSYKGDNGDEQYEGATVLEPKQGYYDKPITTLDFASLYPSIMMAHNLCYTTLLDKQSIERLHLVEGKDYVITPNNNYFVTKARRKGLLPEVLENLLAARKAARADLKKETDPLRRAVLDGRQLALKVSANSVYGFTGATVGRLPCLEISMSVTAFGRQMIEETKRRVEGHYTVANGYDHNAVVIYGDTDSVMVKFGVSDLRTAMELGAEAATLVSQAFVDPIRLEFEKVYFPYLLINKKRYAGLYWTNPDKFDKMDTKGIETVRRDNCRLVRTMIETCLKKMLIDRDVRGAEAYVKEVISDLLQNKVDMSQLVISKALAKTDYAAKQAHVELAERMRKRDAGSAPALGDRVAYVIVKGSKGSAAYEKSEDPLYALEHNIPIDTRYYLDNQLSKPLLRIFEPILGPRASSLLNGEHTRVLQIATSNVGALMKFAVRTVQCLGCRTPLKDQNTAVCKNCKPRETELYLEKLMRASSMEVEFSRLWTCCQRCQGSLSQDVLCSNQDCPIFFKRKRAQKDAEDASRVIQRFDASW
- the PIM1 gene encoding endopeptidase La (COG:O; EggNog:ENOG503NXAU; BUSCO:EOG09260RRN; MEROPS:MER0003443) is translated as MHLRTSSAALLPRNKNSSSLSNDGEESGEKDSENDGADDEKKSPKERKREDVSKGMSTASAKDAGDMTKSGSGADDSDGKNGRSSRESSSLLVSRTTVPSVYPQVLALPITRRPLFPGFYKAVVIKNPQVCAAIKEALKRGQPYVGAFLLKDEEEDSDVITNLDKVHRVGVFAQITSIFPAQSGKSDGKEEEEGITAVLYPHRRISIDELITPMGKGMDEVKVEEIKSVQEDGKEASIDKSDIERKEEVTLEEMPSHTPPFPTSFLHKYDVSLVNVSNLYIDPYDRKPNQYIRAVMSELISVFKDIANLNPLFRDQIANFSISQGAGNVFEEPEKLADFAAAVSSSELDELQAVLQSMNVEDRLQKALLVLKKELMNAQLQSKISKDVENKIQKRQREYYLMEQLKGIKKELGIETDGKDKLVEKFKEKASQLRMPEAARKVFDEELSKLQGLEPAASEFNITRGYLEWLTNIPWGVYTPENFSIAHAKHVLDEDHFGLTDVKDRILEFLAIGKLRGSVQGKIILLVGPPGVGKTSIGKSIARALDRQFFRFSVGGLNDVAEIKGHRRTYVGAMPGKAIQALKKVGTENPLVLIDEVDKVGRGWNGDPSSALLEMLDPEQNPSFMDHYMDVAVDLSRVLFVCTANTLETITQPLLDRMEVIEVSSYTAEEKRFIARDYLAPQAKTNSGLENVDITLPDASIDFLIRRYARESGVRGLRKLLEKVYRKVAFDIVKEHGDDDVPLEAIAEQASDSSAFGAQETSEAPKVTTQPREPMKVPASVQFVIDEDMIRKFLGPALYHKDRLYTHSMPAGVALGLGYLGNGAGSLMPIETSLMPGKGHLQLTGKLGDVIKESASIALSWIKAHAHELGITKGFDHNLLENRDVHLHMPEGAVGKEGPSAGVAFVSSLISLLSNRELSTTLAMTGEVSLRGMVLPVGGLKEKLLAAHRAGITKVILPAQNRPSVEADVPKSVLDDIDVHYVTNIWSAVEIAFGAGPWSEKAKDWSARETVDDAIA